The nucleotide sequence CTTTTGGGCACATGACGAGTACATCAAACGTAGGCAAGGCACAAAAGGGTAAGACTTTCCACCATAAAGATACAGTCCAGATCATGGCTTCTACCAATATTCCTTATGTATTCACAGGAACGGAAGCATTCCCGCAGGACCTTGTTAAAAAGGCAGCGAAGGCACAGTGGTATGCGCAAAATGTAGGGACTGTATACGGCAAGCTTCTGATAACATGCCCACTCAACTGGAAATCGGAAGACCGCTTTGGCCAGACCATTGTCGAGGCAGCTGTGAATTCGAACTTCTTCCCGCTTTATGAAGTAGAACAAGGAATTACGAACATCACATACGATCCAGAAGCGAAAAGCAAGAAGATTCCATTGGCAGATTGGCTGAAATTCATGGGTAAAACCAAGCATTTATTAAAAGAAGAAAATAAGGATATGCTAGTGGAATTTGAAGAAGAAGTCGAGAAAAGGTGGCAGCGCCTAAAGGCTAAGCACGAAAACGAGTATTTATAAGACAAGAGAAGCCAGGAAAACGAATCCCTGGCTTCTTTTTTGATGGCAGTTGTTTTAAGTTATCCAGGAAATAATCGCGGTTTTGAAGGAATTTCCACCTTTCATGTAGAAAACACTAGAAAAATGGGAATCCGACAAGGAGGCTTTTTGGTGAGTAGTGCTAACATGGCAGATGAGATTCAGGCACTGAAAGATAAATTAGCCGCTTTAGAACGAGAAAATTCCTCTTTAAAAGAGTGGAAGGATAAGCATCAACGGGCAGCCAATGACTTTTCTGTTCAAATTCCCGCTGACGGCCCAGCAACAAATTTTGATGAAAGATTCATTGAAGACCAGGGTTTATTAAAAAACTTATTCCTAGAAACACTCGATGGGATAGTGTTTTGGGGCAAGTGTGGAAAAATCATTGCTGCAAATGAAGCAACCTGCAAGATTTTCGGACTTACTCATGAGGAAATGTTACAGCATAAAATTTCTGACTTCATTTATCAAAAAGATGAGAAATATAGCGAGATGAAACAAATTATCTATGAAAAAGGTGCGTTGCGTGAGGAAGCGTTTTTTCTGCTGCCAAATGGGGAGAAGAGACTGCTCGAATTTACTGTCAAGCTCAATGCTGGGGACGGCTATCATATGACAATTGTCCGTGACGCAAGTGACCGTTACCATATGGAACAACAGCTCCGGAAGAGTGAAGAACGATTCAGGAGAATTTTTGAAGGTTCGATTGAGGGAATGATTCTTTGGGATGAAAATTGCAAAAACTATGAAATTAACCCCTCTGGAATGGCGAAACTTGAGTTGGAGCCGGAAGACCTTGAGGAGAGGAACTTTCGGAAGCTTTTCATGAATCTTGGGCTTGCAGAAGAACTAATCGAAGAAAAGCTGCAAGCACTGCTTCGGAAAGGGAGGCTGGACGGAAGGATTACCATTCCATATGAAGAAGGCAGGATGAAGCATTTTGAATACAGTGTCAAACATCAATTGGTCGATAGCTTGAATCTGATTGTTTTCAAGAATATCACCGAAAAAATAGAGATGGAAGCCCAGCTGCATAAATCAGATACGCTTAATTTGCTTGGGGAGCTTGCAGCGGGCATTGCCCATGAAATCCGCAACCCAATGACCGCGCTAAAAGGTTTCATCCAGTTGCTCGAAAACAGTACAGGTGATGCTTATTCATTATATTTCCAGGTAATCAAGACTGAACTTCAAAGGATTGACTCGATCATCAACGAGTTTCTGATTTTGGCCAAACCTCAGTCTATAAAATATGAATATACCGATATTTCAAAGATCATGAATGAAACTGCTGCCCTCCTTACTGCCCAGGCAGTGCTCCATGATGTGCAGATCAAAACCATTTATGACGATGATTTGCCAGAGCTTATGTGCGAACCTAATCAATTAAAAAAGGTTTTTATCAATATTATAAAAAACGCGATAGAAGTCATGCCAAAAGGTGGCTTCGTGACTGCGACGGTCGGTCAAGCACCCGGGAACAGATTACATATCTGCATCAAGGATGAAGGCGAAGGAATACCTGCAGATAAGGTAAAAAAGCTTGGGGAACCTTTTTACACCACTAAGGAAAGGGGAACAGGCCTGGGGCTGATGGTTAGCTTTAAAATCATTGAAGAACACGGTGGCACAATCGAAATAGAGAGTGAAGTAGGGCACGGAACGATCTTCCATATTTATTTGCCAATAACCAAGGAAACGTCTGATTGAAATCCAATCAGGCGTTTTATTTCGTTAAAAGCAAGAGACGCTAACCCTTTCGGAGAGAGTGATTATTTAAAAATAAATAAATTTGCAAATTTCCCCCTTTAAAAATAATGCGGAATGAATTATATTAGATATATACCTAATTAGATAATCATTAAATTAAATGGAGTGGTTTTATGCAACTGGACAGAATAGTCGCTTTCCATAAAGCGATGGGGGACCCAACAAGGATAAGGATTGTGGCGTTACTAGCCAATGGGCCGCTTCATGGACAGGCGATTGCAGGAAAGCTGGGCCTTACGCCTCCAACGATCACACATCATATCAAGAAATTGCGGGATATCAATGTCATCTACGAGCGCAGGGACAAGAATACAATTTACTTTCACTTAAATGAGTCAGTAATCAAGCAACAGGCGAAGACGCTTGGGAAGTTAATCGAGAAAAAGGAAGGGGAGATGGAAGCGATGATTGAACAAAATATCGAAAGGCAAAAGGTTATTGAGAATTTCTTGACGAAAGATGGTAAATTAAAGAATATTCCGGCACAACGAAAGAAGAAGCTGATGGTATTCGAATACATGGTTCGAGGCTTGAAAGCCGGGAAAAAATATCCGGAAAAGGAACTAAACGAATATATCACGAAGTTCCATGAGGACTATGCGACAATCAGAAGAGAATTTATCATTAATCACTACATGTATCGTGAAAATGGGATTTATGAATTGAACCCTGAAGAGATGTGGGCAAAACCAGAATGATTTATTATGAACAGAAAAACCGCCTCAGACATTGTCTCTGGGCGGTTTTCTTGTTGATTAGAAAATTAAAAAATAATCTCATTGTGATAACTATAATTAATTTTCTTAATCCAGCTCCAGCGCCTAGCCCCTCGATCGCTTGTTTAGTTTCTGGTCAGTCGGCTATACTTTTCGATTTCGGTCCCCCCAATGAAGTCAAAGACCGACTTCACCGGTCGACCCTCTAAGGCACAGGACGTGCATACCCGCCAGCCACACGATGTGGCGTTTTAGGCGGGCAGCACTTGTCGGGGCTCAACGAGGCGCTTGCGTTTTTTGTTCTTAATACAATTCAGGCCGGCGGTCGGCGAAGATTGGAATTTTGCCTCTTGCTTCCTTAACTTCCTCAAGATCGATTTCTGCCAGGAGGATTTCTTCTTCTTCTCCACCCTCTGCAATCACGTCTCCCCATGGCCCGATGACCATGGAATGGCCAGCGAATTTATTGTTAGGGTCTGAGCCAGCACGGTTACAGGCTATTACAAAGCATTGGTTCTCAATCGCTCGGGCGATGAGCAATGCTCGCCAATGTTCTAAACGCTGGATTGGCCATTCAGCGACAACAAACATCGCTTCAACATCATGTAGTGCATGGGCACGGACCCATTCCGGGAACCGGATATCATAGCAGATCAGCCCGGCAAATTTGTGGCCTTCCAAAGAAAATAACCCTTTTTCCTTTCCAGCAGCAAGATACAGATGCTCATCCATGAGCTTGAACAAGTGAAGCTTGCTGTATATTCCTGCCTGCTCACCATTTTTGTCGAAAACAAGCAGTGTATTTTCAATGCCTGCTTCTGTTTTATTGGCAACAGAACCACCTATAAAATGGGAATTGTATTTCACGGCTGCATCCTTGAGAAACACTTTGGCTTCTTGTGCTTTTTCATCTGCAGTGTTTTTTAAATTCTCCAGATCATATCCGGTAGTCCAGAGCTCGGGAAGTACTATGATATCATGCTTTTGAGCATTTGCCTGGTCGATCAGTTCAGACGCTTTTTTGTAATTTTGCTCAGGATTCCCAAAAGCAATGTCCATTTGCAGGCATGCTATTTTAAATTTCATTATTCATCACCGCCATACTTTCTGAAAATTATATCTTTACAAGTTACTATTTACGTTATATCATTTGTGACTAGAATTTCAAATTAAAATTTTTAAATACTAATATATTTCCTAAGCAGGTGAGAACATGGAATTCGCACAATCAGATTTACTGAAAAGCCTGCCCAAGCAGTTTTTTGCTTCACTCGTTCAAAAAGTGGGCGCGTATACTGAAAAAGGGGCAGACATTATAAACCTGGGACAGGGAAATCCTGACCAACCAACTCCACAGCACATTGTTGAAAAGTTAAAGCAAGCTGCGGATAACCCTATTAATCATAAGTATTCACCTTTCAGAGGATTGCGCTCGTTAAAAGAAGCTGCAGCAGCATTTTATAAAAGGCAGTATGGAGTCGATCTCGATCCAGAAGAAGAAATTGCCATCCTATTCGGGGGCAAGGCTGGCCTGGTAGAAATACCTCAATGCCTGTTGAACCCTGGAGACTCGATTCTTGTTCCTGATCCCGGCTACCCTGACTACTGGTCTGGAGTCGAACTGGCAAAGGCTAGGATGGTTACCATGCCACTCCGAGAAGAGAATGGCTTTCTGCCCGATTATACTGAATTAAGTGCGGGGGAATTGGATAAAGCAAAGCTGATGTTCCTGAACTACCCTAATAATCCTACAGGTGCAGTTGCCGACAAAGAATTTTTTGATCGGACAATCGAGCTGGCTCGAAAAAATGAGATTTGTGTAGTACACGATTTTGCCTATGGAGCAATTGGCTTTGACGGGAACCAGCCACAAAGCTTTTTACAGTCAAAAGGTGCTAAGGACGTAGGAATCGAGATTTATACTCTGTCAAAAACGTATAATATGGCTGGATGGCGTGTTGGGTTTGCTGCAGGGAACAAGAGTGTGATTGCTGCGATCAACTTGCTTCAAGACCATATGTATGTCAGCTTGTTTGGTGCAGTCCAGGAGGCGGCAGCAGAGGCTCTGTTAGGATCGCAGGAATGCGTTGCTGAGTTAAATGATCTATATGAATCGAGAAGAAATATACTCATTGACGGTCTTACGAATATTGGCTGGCAGGTGACTGCTCCGAAAGGCTCATTTTTTGCCTGGCTGAATGTGCCTGAACCGTTCACTTCGGTGGAGTTCGCGGATTTCTTGCTTGAAAAAGCACATATAGCTGTTGCGCCAGGTGTAGGGTTTGGTGAACATGGTGAGGGTTTTGTAAGGGTTGGCTTATTGACTTCCGAGGAGAGATTGTATGAGGCAGTAAGTAGAATTGAAAGCTTGGGAATTTTCAAAAAATAGTTGACATTGATTTATGAACCTGACATAATCCTAATTAACAAATTTACTTTAACCAATTAAATAACTTGATTAAATTATTTTCTTATCAAGAGCAGGCGGAGGGACGAGCCCGATGAAGCCCGGCAACCGATCCAGCATTTAGCTGGGCACGGTGCTAATTCTTGCAGCGAAAGCTGAAAGATGAGAAGAGTTTAGTGTATTTTCTAACCTCTTCTTTGTGAAGAGGTTTTTTTATTATTTTTTGCACTTTGATTAATGTCTAGCTCCAGCGCCTAGCCCCTCGAGTCGCTTGTCTAGCTGCGGCTCCTAACTCCTCGAGACGCTTCGGTCCTGCCAATGAAGTCAAAGACCGACTTCACTGGTCGGCCCTCCGTGGCACACGATGTGCTAGACCCGCCAGCCACACGACGTGGCGTTTTAGGCGGGCAACGATTGTCGGGGCTGGACAAGGCGCTTGCGCTTTTCTAACAGAAAGGGATTGATCTTAATGAGTGAAATTACAGCGACATATATAGTCCATGATGCTAAACATAACCCGGAGAAA is from Mesobacillus boroniphilus and encodes:
- a CDS encoding PAS domain-containing sensor histidine kinase, producing the protein MSSANMADEIQALKDKLAALERENSSLKEWKDKHQRAANDFSVQIPADGPATNFDERFIEDQGLLKNLFLETLDGIVFWGKCGKIIAANEATCKIFGLTHEEMLQHKISDFIYQKDEKYSEMKQIIYEKGALREEAFFLLPNGEKRLLEFTVKLNAGDGYHMTIVRDASDRYHMEQQLRKSEERFRRIFEGSIEGMILWDENCKNYEINPSGMAKLELEPEDLEERNFRKLFMNLGLAEELIEEKLQALLRKGRLDGRITIPYEEGRMKHFEYSVKHQLVDSLNLIVFKNITEKIEMEAQLHKSDTLNLLGELAAGIAHEIRNPMTALKGFIQLLENSTGDAYSLYFQVIKTELQRIDSIINEFLILAKPQSIKYEYTDISKIMNETAALLTAQAVLHDVQIKTIYDDDLPELMCEPNQLKKVFINIIKNAIEVMPKGGFVTATVGQAPGNRLHICIKDEGEGIPADKVKKLGEPFYTTKERGTGLGLMVSFKIIEEHGGTIEIESEVGHGTIFHIYLPITKETSD
- a CDS encoding metalloregulator ArsR/SmtB family transcription factor — its product is MQLDRIVAFHKAMGDPTRIRIVALLANGPLHGQAIAGKLGLTPPTITHHIKKLRDINVIYERRDKNTIYFHLNESVIKQQAKTLGKLIEKKEGEMEAMIEQNIERQKVIENFLTKDGKLKNIPAQRKKKLMVFEYMVRGLKAGKKYPEKELNEYITKFHEDYATIRREFIINHYMYRENGIYELNPEEMWAKPE
- a CDS encoding carbon-nitrogen family hydrolase, which translates into the protein MKFKIACLQMDIAFGNPEQNYKKASELIDQANAQKHDIIVLPELWTTGYDLENLKNTADEKAQEAKVFLKDAAVKYNSHFIGGSVANKTEAGIENTLLVFDKNGEQAGIYSKLHLFKLMDEHLYLAAGKEKGLFSLEGHKFAGLICYDIRFPEWVRAHALHDVEAMFVVAEWPIQRLEHWRALLIARAIENQCFVIACNRAGSDPNNKFAGHSMVIGPWGDVIAEGGEEEEILLAEIDLEEVKEARGKIPIFADRRPELY
- a CDS encoding pyridoxal phosphate-dependent aminotransferase gives rise to the protein MEFAQSDLLKSLPKQFFASLVQKVGAYTEKGADIINLGQGNPDQPTPQHIVEKLKQAADNPINHKYSPFRGLRSLKEAAAAFYKRQYGVDLDPEEEIAILFGGKAGLVEIPQCLLNPGDSILVPDPGYPDYWSGVELAKARMVTMPLREENGFLPDYTELSAGELDKAKLMFLNYPNNPTGAVADKEFFDRTIELARKNEICVVHDFAYGAIGFDGNQPQSFLQSKGAKDVGIEIYTLSKTYNMAGWRVGFAAGNKSVIAAINLLQDHMYVSLFGAVQEAAAEALLGSQECVAELNDLYESRRNILIDGLTNIGWQVTAPKGSFFAWLNVPEPFTSVEFADFLLEKAHIAVAPGVGFGEHGEGFVRVGLLTSEERLYEAVSRIESLGIFKK